A genomic window from Brassica oleracea var. oleracea cultivar TO1000 chromosome C8, BOL, whole genome shotgun sequence includes:
- the LOC106308800 gene encoding mitogen-activated protein kinase kinase kinase 2-like — protein MNVTWTRGPTIGRGSTATVSIATSNSGEIFAVKSADISSSAFLQKEQSILSTLSSPHIVKYIGSSLTCENDRLVYNILVEYVSGGSLHSLIKNSGGKLPEPAIRSHTRQILKGLKYLHERGIVHCDVKSQNVLVGENGVVSKIADLGCAKPVFNSGFSGTPAFMAPEVARGEEQRFPADVWALGCTVIEMMTGSSPWLELTEAVAGIYKIGFSGESPEIPEGISEKGKDFGMRCLKVDPKQRWTVEELLKHPFLDDEESQSIGYLQNTSSPSTVLDQRFWSSCEASKDHSFSMDHEDPFAGYSDPWRSPADRIERLAGDEVTTAPIWDPADDGEWIQVRGNVTGEVKKRVGYGGEDVICVEVTSSSQVIEVVDYWIPDQESLLSEYSSHDVISSSYCNVTIEGNVILFYYYHSVGDRNVLIKKIFRNYNGTRKNILSVKLH, from the coding sequence ATGAACGTTACTTGGACAAGAGGACCAACCATCGGCCGTGGCTCCACCGCCACCGTCTCAATAGCAACTTCAAACTCCGGTGAGATCTTCGCCGTCAAATCCGCCGACATTTCTTCCTCAGCTTTCTTGCAGAAAGAGCAATCCATATTGTCTACACTGAGCTCTCCTCACATAGTCAAGTACATAGGCTCTAGTCTAACGTGCGAGAACGACCGACTTGTCTACAACATCCTTGTGGAGTACGTTTCCGGCGGGAGTCTTCACAGTTTAATCAAGAACTCAGGCGGGAAGTTGCCGGAGCCGGCGATCAGATCGCACACGCGTCAGATTCTCAAGGGACTGAAGTATCTTCACGAGAGAGGGATCGTTCACTGCGACGTGAAGAGCCAGAACGTGCTGGTTGGAGAAAACGGCGTCGTTTCAAAGATCGCTGATTTGGGTTGTGCTAAACCGGTTTTTAACTCGGGATTTTCCGGTACGCCGGCGTTTATGGCGCCGGAGGTTGCTCGTGGTGAAGAACAGAGGTTTCCGGCTGATGTATGGGCTTTAGGGTGTACGGTGATCGAGATGATGACTGGATCAAGCCCTTGGCTGGAGCTAACCGAAGCCGTTGCGGGGATATATAAGATTGGATTCTCAGGCGAGTCGCCGGAGATTCCTGAGGGGATATCGGAGAAAGGTAAGGACTTTGGGATGAGGTGTTTGAAGGTTGATCCGAAACAGAGATGGACGGTGGAAGAGTTGCTTAAACACCCTTTTCTCGACGACGAAGAATCTCAATCTATCGGTTACCTGCAGAACACGTCTTCTCCGAGCACTGTGTTGGATCAACGGTTTTGGAGTTCATGCGAAGCCTCGAAAGATCACTCCTTTTCGATGGATCACGAAGACCCTTTTGCTGGTTACTCGGATCCTTGGCGTTCGCCGGCTGATCGGATCGAGCGACTCGCCGGAGATGAAGTTACTACCGCTCCCATTTGGGATCCTGCAGACGACGGCGAGTGGATTCAAGTGAGGGGAAATGTTACTGGAGAAGTCAAGAAACGCGTCGGCTATGGCGGTGAAGACGTGATTTGCGTTGAGGTAACGTCATCGTCGCAAGTGATTGAAGTAGTTGACTATTGGATACCGGATCAAGAGAGCTTGCTGTCGGAATATTCCTCTCACGACGTCATTTCTAGTTCTTACTGTAATGTTACTATTGAAGGAAATGTAATTTTATTTTATTATTATCACAGTGTTGGAGATAGGAATGTACTAATAAAGAAAATCTTTCGTAATTACAATGGAACACGAAAAAACATCTTATCTGTCAAATTGCATTGA